AGCCGgatccagtcaccaagtcaaacgactaccgccggttatccgtatggacttcaagtttctccttcttcccgttaaatggatttgcattttatacctaactgccaagtGTGGGGATaggttcctcagtgagtaatctgcaagactgcaaagttcctgcactttcctcacctacaccTTGAGACCCTGCGGTAGCGTACagcattcagactgaagctatgcATCTTTCCTCCTTTCCCAACCGGGCTTTGGAGTGGCTACATCGGAATTAGgattattttaatattattttttatgaaaatattgcGCTTGTCATCTATTTGTTAAAAGGATACTAATTAAGAGCGCGACACACAATCCCCTCTAACATATTTGATTGCCATTTAACCAAGTGTTTAGAGGGTCAAATTAAAACTAAAATGATGACCCTTCATCAAAGGATTATTCATTCAAACTACTTAAATAAACCATTTACTATATTTTCAGGAACAACGCCAAACACGTTCTCTTCATCCCTTATGCTTTGGCCAGTGGTGACCACGATGGATATACGAAAAAAGTTGAAACCATCCTTGGAAAATGGGGTTTCCAAGTAGACGGAATACACAAGTCACCAGATCAAATTGCATCAATTAAAAAAGCCCAAGCAATATTCATTGGTGGCGGCAATACGTTTTTGCTGCTAAAACATCTTTACGATAAGAAATTAGTCGAGGCAATCCGTAGTCGAATCATAGATGATGGCATTCCCTATATTGGAAGCAGTGCTGGAACCAATGTTGCAGCACGTTCCATCCAAACGACGAATGACATGCCAATTATTTGTCCAGGATCGTTTGATGCATTGAAACTTGTACCATTTCATATCAATCCACACTATCTAGACCCAGACACTAACTCAACTCATCGCGGTGAGACACGTGAGGAGAGAATCCTTGAGTTCCTGATGGTCAATGAACGTCCGTGTTTAGCACTGCGGGAAGGTACCTGCTTAATTATCGAAGGAAAAGATGCAACTTTAGTTGGACCTGCTAATGCGATATTATTTAGAAAGTATGTATCTTTATTAAGGAACGTTAATAtctaaatcaataaaaaaaatcttttttacaGAGGAAAAGAACCAACCGAATTTCCACCTGGAACGAATTTTGGATTCTTATTTGACGAATGTAAAGACTAGATCATTTCAGTATTGAATGGTGGAATAAAGTTAACAAAGCGATTCAATATACTCCACATTGTATTATTAATTTCAGTGATagtgatgccctatcatgcgttctctttaacctcgcccttgagaaagtgatccgtgatgctgaggtaaatgcaagacatacgatcctctttaagtccacccaactactggcctatgctgacgatatcgacatcatgggaagaaccacccgagacgtacaaactaccttcatccagatcgagcaggcggaaatcggcgcgagatcttgggctgcacataaatgaaggcaacacaaaatatatggtggcaacgtcagcaccgaaaaccaaccgaccaacaacatcaaaccgcactggtcaaacgggaagaataaagataggagaatacaactttgagaccgttgataatttctcctatctagggtcgaaaatcataaccgataacagctacgatgatgaaattcacgcacggttgttgtcagccaacagagcctatttcagcttacaaaaactgttccgctcttatggtacaagacaatgatcttgccagtcctcatatattcctcggagacttgggttcttagcaagaagaattgcgaactcctgggcgcgttcgagagaagaatcctctgaagaatttttggccccttacatgaggatggacaattccgtagtctacataacgacgaaatctatgagcgataccatgtcaggttgtgggtaaaatcaggctcaataggttacggtgggtgggtcacttaatccgtacggatgagaatgatctagctcggaaagtctataagggcaatatctttggtagaaaaaaaagacgaggcagaccctgcttgaaatggagcgatggcataggtcaggacgccagacagcttttagggatatcgaattggtggacctcggcgcaaaaccgggatgtctggagctccttattaaggcaggcctagaccggataccggttgttgcaccattgatgatgatgatgcctagGCATACAAAACCGGTTGCTTTTCGGCCCACTCGAAATCAATTAACATCAGAAACAACTGTTACGCAAGATTATGATTCGCGAAAGAGCACGTTGAATGTTCGACCACC
The DNA window shown above is from Hermetia illucens chromosome 5, iHerIll2.2.curated.20191125, whole genome shotgun sequence and carries:
- the LOC119657875 gene encoding probable alpha-aspartyl dipeptidase isoform X2 encodes the protein MPKRQVLLSSSSLYKDGSYLEHVRPYIEKLLTKNNAKHVLFIPYALASGDHDGYTKKVETILGKWGFQVDGIHKSPDQIASIKKAQAIFIGGGNTFLLLKHLYDKKLVEAIRSRIIDDGIPYIGSSAGTNVAARSIQTTNDMPIICPGSFDALKLVPFHINPHYLDPDTNSTHRGETREERILEFLMVNERPCLALREGTCLIIEGKDATLVGPANAILFRKGKEPTEFPPGTNFGFLFDECKD
- the LOC119657875 gene encoding probable alpha-aspartyl dipeptidase isoform X3; its protein translation is MPKRQILLLTSSLYEDGTHLEHVRPYIEKILTKNNAKHVLFIPYALASGDHDGYTKKVETILGKWGFQVDGIHKSPDQIASIKKAQAIFIGGGNTFLLLKHLYDKKLVEAIRSRIIDDGIPYIGSSAGTNVAARSIQTTNDMPIICPGSFDALKLVPFHINPHYLDPDTNSTHRGETREERILEFLMVNERPCLALREGTCLIIEGKDATLVGPANAILFRKGKEPTEFPPGTNFGFLFDECKD